A window of Palaemon carinicauda isolate YSFRI2023 chromosome 27, ASM3689809v2, whole genome shotgun sequence contains these coding sequences:
- the LOC137620902 gene encoding uncharacterized protein — MSKPSHRKVPNTNIHKYQNQAYTQKQQEKPKCYRCGKTDHPTYGARKCPATGQTYQNCKKMGHFVNAFRFPKQYAKKINATVDTIGQENNAENVYDNQDNSETDFAFCIHSVNKNTKNHIMVEIIINGKPILMQVDTTADVSIMSEKTAESIPNLLLEGTNRVLKGYNGFDIQVIGASNVEVQYKEQKLEGMPLTVVKGKDVAHRTKRNPVFRKVLESLRTDWDLCGKEENCKPYKDIWFEA, encoded by the exons atgtcaaagcctagtcatagaaaagtgcctaacaccaatattcataaatatcagaatcaggcctatacacagaaacaacaggaaaaacccaagtgttataggtgtggtaaaactgatcatcctACATACggagcaaggaaatgccctgctactggacaaacataccAGAATTGTaaaaagatgggtcattttgtaaatgcttttagattccctaaacagtatgcaaagaaaataaatgctaccgTTGATACTAtcggtcaagagaataatgcggagaATGTTTATGATAATCAGGATAactcagaaactgattttgcgttttgcataCATTCTGTTAACAAAAATACAAAGAACCATATCATGGTAGaaataatcataaatggtaaaccaattttgatgcaagttgacacaacagccgatgtatcaattatgtctgagaaaacagctgaaagcattcctaatttgttattagaaggtacaaatagagtctTGAAAGGTtacaatggttttgatattcaggtaataggtgcttcgaacgtagaagtacagtacaaagaacagaaattagagggaatgccattaacagtagtaaaag GAAAGGATGTAGCACACCGTACCAAGAGAAACCCAGTATTTagaaaggttttagagagtttaaggACAGAttgggacttatgtggaaaagaggaaaattgtaaaccctataaggatatatg GTTTGAAGCATAg